The Aurantiacibacter arachoides genome window below encodes:
- the putA gene encoding bifunctional proline dehydrogenase/L-glutamate gamma-semialdehyde dehydrogenase PutA gives MAIDRSALRAAYRLDEETCLAERLEQAAPVSAIHAEAAALAGRLIQDARSRNSAGLDAFLATYGLDTEEGIALMCLAEALLRVPDAGTADALIRDKLAGVDWSEHMGASSSTFVNAATFSLMLTGEVLRGGKRAEAGLANTLRRATGRLGEPVIRQAVSQAMKILGGQFVYARTIDEAMRRAAPERKKNLAHSFDMLGEAAMTLDDAQKYLRAYEGAIRRLAREPGGVFDSPGISVKLSALYPKYDFLHAEAAREALIPMVRDLAMQARDADMHFTIDAEEAERLELSLDIIEALVADDALFDNGTPGGWQGFGMAIQAYSKRGVPLCHWVADLARQHGRRLFVRLVKGAYWDAEIKLSQVGGHADYPVFTRKLGTDVSYLACAKVLLDADDAVFPAFATHNAYTVGAIKALANGRPFEFQRLHGMGEEVYAALAAQERNDRTRVRIYAPVGGHKELLAYLVRRLLENGANSSFVNRMADADVPVAELTTDPVADLAALQPRRNPAIPLPADIFPGRTNSAGVDLAHQPTRAAMRERLAELAPRQWSAGADLAGSKLPILSPTDGSPVGEVTLPTRAEIAMAFQQAEAAQPAWDALGGERRAALLDAAADLFEDHTAEFLSLCQREAGKTLPDAVLEVREAVDFLRYYANEARAHFTRGVPLPGPTGESNVLRLHGRGVFVTISPWNFPLAIFIGPTAAALAAGNTVIAKPAEQTPLIAQLAVDLCHRAGVPADVLHMLPGGGQIGGRITADPRLAGVAFTGSTATAHAINRALASRDGPIATLVAETGGQNALIVDSSALPEQVTRDVVASAFQSAGQRCSALRVAYIQDDVADTMLAMIRGAFEALVVGDPAQLSTDVGPVIDEEARAKLEAHIAARQAAGNRVWRLPLPPECDAGHFVAPTIIEIDRIGDLAEENFGPVLHVVRFAAGQLDRVIEDINATGFGLTLGLHSRIEDTRRFVEARARVGNFYVNRNQIGAVVGSQPFGGEGLSGTGPKAGGPHYVARFATERVTTIDTTAAGGNATLLAGG, from the coding sequence ATGGCCATCGACCGTTCCGCGCTGCGCGCCGCCTATCGCCTCGACGAGGAAACCTGCCTTGCCGAACGGCTCGAACAGGCCGCCCCCGTTTCCGCCATCCATGCAGAGGCTGCCGCGCTGGCGGGGCGCCTGATCCAGGATGCCCGCAGCCGCAACAGCGCGGGCCTCGATGCCTTTCTTGCCACCTACGGCCTCGATACCGAGGAAGGCATCGCCCTGATGTGCCTTGCCGAGGCGCTGCTGCGCGTGCCCGATGCGGGCACCGCCGATGCGCTAATCCGTGACAAGCTGGCCGGCGTCGACTGGTCCGAACACATGGGTGCCAGCAGTTCCACCTTCGTCAACGCCGCGACCTTTTCGCTGATGCTGACGGGCGAGGTCCTGCGCGGCGGCAAGCGTGCGGAGGCCGGCCTTGCCAACACCCTGCGCCGGGCGACGGGGCGGCTGGGCGAACCGGTGATCCGCCAGGCGGTGAGCCAGGCGATGAAGATCCTGGGCGGCCAGTTCGTTTACGCCCGCACCATCGACGAGGCCATGCGCCGCGCCGCGCCGGAGCGGAAGAAGAACCTCGCCCACAGCTTCGACATGCTGGGTGAGGCAGCGATGACACTGGATGACGCGCAGAAATATCTGCGCGCCTACGAGGGCGCGATCCGGCGCCTGGCCCGCGAACCGGGCGGCGTGTTCGACAGCCCCGGCATCTCGGTCAAGCTGTCCGCGCTCTACCCCAAGTACGATTTCCTCCATGCAGAGGCCGCGCGCGAGGCGCTCATCCCGATGGTGCGCGATCTGGCCATGCAGGCGCGCGATGCGGACATGCACTTCACCATCGATGCCGAGGAGGCCGAGCGGCTGGAACTCAGCCTCGACATCATCGAGGCGCTGGTGGCCGACGATGCCCTGTTCGACAACGGCACGCCCGGCGGGTGGCAGGGTTTCGGCATGGCGATCCAGGCCTATTCCAAGCGCGGCGTGCCGCTGTGCCACTGGGTGGCCGACCTCGCCCGCCAGCACGGCCGCCGCCTGTTCGTGCGGCTGGTGAAGGGCGCCTACTGGGACGCCGAGATCAAGCTGAGCCAGGTAGGCGGGCACGCGGATTACCCGGTCTTTACCCGCAAGCTGGGCACCGATGTCTCCTACCTCGCCTGTGCCAAGGTGTTGCTGGACGCGGACGATGCGGTGTTCCCCGCCTTTGCCACGCACAATGCCTACACCGTGGGCGCGATCAAGGCGCTGGCAAACGGGCGCCCTTTCGAATTCCAGCGCCTTCACGGCATGGGCGAGGAAGTCTATGCCGCGCTGGCCGCGCAGGAGCGGAACGACCGCACCCGCGTGCGCATCTATGCGCCCGTCGGCGGGCACAAGGAACTGCTCGCCTACCTGGTGCGCCGCCTGCTGGAAAACGGGGCGAACAGCAGCTTCGTCAACCGCATGGCCGATGCCGACGTGCCGGTGGCGGAACTGACCACCGATCCGGTCGCCGACCTCGCCGCGCTTCAGCCACGCCGCAATCCGGCGATCCCGCTGCCAGCCGATATCTTTCCCGGCCGCACCAATTCCGCCGGCGTCGACCTTGCGCACCAGCCCACTCGCGCCGCCATGCGCGAACGGCTGGCTGAACTCGCACCACGCCAGTGGAGCGCGGGCGCGGACCTTGCCGGATCGAAGCTGCCGATCCTCAGCCCGACCGATGGGAGCCCGGTGGGCGAGGTCACCCTCCCCACCCGTGCCGAGATCGCCATGGCGTTCCAGCAGGCCGAGGCCGCGCAGCCCGCTTGGGACGCGCTGGGCGGAGAGCGGCGTGCCGCCCTGCTCGATGCCGCCGCCGACCTGTTCGAGGATCACACGGCCGAATTTCTCAGCCTGTGCCAGCGCGAGGCGGGCAAGACCTTGCCCGACGCCGTGCTGGAGGTGCGCGAGGCGGTCGATTTCCTGCGCTATTACGCCAACGAGGCGCGCGCGCATTTCACCCGCGGCGTGCCGCTGCCCGGCCCCACCGGGGAAAGCAACGTGCTGCGCCTGCACGGGCGCGGCGTGTTCGTGACCATCAGTCCGTGGAATTTCCCGCTGGCGATCTTCATCGGCCCGACCGCCGCTGCGCTCGCCGCCGGCAACACGGTGATCGCCAAGCCCGCCGAGCAAACGCCGCTCATCGCCCAGCTTGCCGTGGACCTGTGCCACCGCGCAGGGGTGCCGGCAGACGTGCTGCACATGCTGCCCGGCGGCGGCCAGATCGGCGGGCGCATCACTGCCGACCCGCGCCTGGCGGGCGTGGCCTTTACCGGCTCCACCGCGACGGCCCACGCGATCAATCGCGCGCTCGCCAGTCGCGACGGCCCCATCGCCACGCTGGTGGCGGAGACCGGCGGGCAGAACGCGCTGATCGTCGACAGCTCCGCGCTGCCGGAACAGGTCACGCGCGACGTGGTGGCATCGGCTTTCCAGAGCGCGGGCCAGCGCTGTTCGGCATTGCGCGTCGCCTATATCCAGGATGACGTGGCCGACACCATGCTCGCCATGATCCGCGGCGCGTTCGAGGCGCTGGTGGTGGGCGACCCGGCACAGCTTTCCACCGATGTCGGCCCGGTGATCGACGAGGAAGCCCGCGCCAAGCTGGAGGCGCACATCGCCGCGCGGCAGGCGGCGGGCAACCGCGTGTGGCGGCTGCCGCTTCCGCCCGAGTGCGATGCGGGCCATTTCGTCGCGCCGACAATCATCGAGATCGACCGCATCGGCGATCTGGCGGAAGAAAACTTCGGCCCCGTCCTCCATGTCGTGCGCTTCGCCGCGGGACAGCTCGACCGTGTGATCGAGGACATCAACGCCACCGGCTTCGGCCTGACGCTGGGCCTCCACAGCCGGATCGAGGATACCCGCCGTTTCGTCGAGGCCCGCGCGCGGGTGGGCAACTTCTACGTCAACCGCAACCAGATCGGCGCCGTGGTCGGCAGCCAGCCCTTTGGCGGCGAGGGGCTGTCGGGCACCGGCCCCAAGGCGGGCGGGCCGCACTACGTGGCACGCTTCGCGACCGAGCGCGTGACCACGATCGACACGACCGCGGCGGGCGGGAATGCGACGCTGCTGGCGGGGGGTTAG
- a CDS encoding cupin domain-containing protein, whose amino-acid sequence MKGFCDNIEEQTLDNGDFRRVLYTGHHLQLVLMTLPLGGDIGEEVHDDRDQFFRFEGGSGVVDIDGVANAVEDGFAVIVPAGARHNVRNTGADPLRFYSLYAPPEHKDGIVHATREEADARHHDEEWDGGTTE is encoded by the coding sequence ATGAAGGGCTTTTGCGACAACATCGAAGAGCAGACGCTCGATAACGGCGATTTTCGCCGCGTGCTCTACACCGGGCACCATCTCCAGCTCGTGCTCATGACCCTGCCGCTCGGCGGCGACATCGGTGAGGAGGTCCACGACGATCGCGACCAGTTCTTCCGTTTCGAAGGGGGTTCCGGCGTCGTCGACATCGACGGTGTGGCTAACGCGGTCGAGGACGGCTTTGCCGTGATCGTGCCGGCCGGCGCGCGTCACAACGTGCGCAACACGGGTGCTGACCCGTTGCGGTTCTATTCGCTCTATGCCCCTCCCGAGCATAAGGACGGTATCGTCCATGCGACCAGGGAGGAAGCCGATGCCCGCCATCATGATGAGGAATGGGACGGCGGGACGACCGAGTAA
- the dcd gene encoding dCTP deaminase, giving the protein MAILSDKWIREAATTRGMIEPFVEAQRRDGCISYGLSSFGYDARVADEFKIFTNVNSAVVDPKNFDGDSLVDRKTDCCIIPPNSFALARTVEYFRIPDDVLVICLGKSTYARCGIIVNVTPLEPGWEGHVTLEFSNTTPLPARIYANEGACQFLFLQGNERPEVTYADRAGKYMGQRGVTLPRL; this is encoded by the coding sequence ATGGCCATTCTCTCCGACAAATGGATTCGCGAAGCCGCCACGACGCGTGGCATGATCGAACCCTTCGTGGAGGCGCAGCGCCGGGACGGGTGTATCTCCTACGGCCTCAGCTCCTTCGGTTACGACGCGCGGGTGGCGGACGAGTTCAAGATCTTCACCAACGTCAATTCCGCCGTGGTCGACCCCAAGAATTTCGACGGGGACAGCCTCGTCGATCGCAAGACCGACTGCTGCATCATTCCGCCCAACAGCTTCGCGCTCGCCCGCACGGTGGAATACTTCCGCATTCCGGATGACGTGCTGGTGATCTGCCTCGGCAAGAGCACCTATGCGCGATGCGGCATCATCGTGAACGTGACGCCCTTGGAGCCGGGCTGGGAAGGCCACGTGACGCTGGAATTCTCCAACACCACCCCGCTCCCCGCCAGGATCTACGCCAACGAGGGCGCGTGCCAGTTCCTGTTCCTGCAGGGCAACGAGCGGCCCGAAGTCACCTACGCTGACCGCGCGGGCAAATACATGGGCCAGCGCGGGGTGACGCTGCCCAGGTTGTGA
- a CDS encoding TonB-dependent receptor produces the protein MKFTPATFLLSAAIPLFATPLAAMAQEASPAPLAQDDTRDPTPQSGDQSGPQEPGSDDLHSIYVTAAGVDRLDIVAGSSVVTGVALQRESSGQIGEVLASLPGVSATSFAPGASRPVLRGFGGERVRVLSDGTGSLDASSTSADHAVAVDPLIADRVEVLRGPAVLLYGSQAIGGAVNVITKRIPPRLPDEAVHVDALAGMDTASDLREVGASIDAPIGGGFAVHVDGSHRVTNDLEIPGFVASPFLRADLLADADEEEEEGHLEEAAELREAANARGVLPNSFTEATSAGAGVAWFSGASNIGASFGYYDTTYGIPGLPGIGHVHHDEGEDVIDGEEEDHGEEHGEENVSIGLRQYRADLRGELDLGSGFFDSVQTRLGWSDYTHTEFEGEETGTVFDVEGVEGRVELVQSRRALGAGGWRGSTGVQYSHVDFQALGEEAFVPPNVTESFAVFGLQEFDFDALEIEVGARYENTSIDAETFGLGDVSRDFGTFSAAVGAGYTLFDDFRVGLNASRTERAPSAQELFADGPHLATQQFEIGNPGLATESSWGGEAYLRGSVGPVQVNATLYRNWFDDFIYLSATGEEEDGLAVFAFLQQDADQWGFEAQATFPIIETGGFELLGDLRADYTRATLDSGEPVPRIPPLSLYGALEARLDHVDLRGEVEWHDEQDRVAPLEAPTDGYTMVNASIAWHPLEGNDNIVVMAQVNNILDEDARRAASFTKDFVPLAGRNFRLSVRTSF, from the coding sequence ATGAAATTTACCCCGGCCACTTTCCTGCTGTCTGCTGCCATACCGCTGTTCGCCACGCCGCTGGCCGCCATGGCGCAGGAGGCTTCGCCCGCTCCTCTCGCGCAGGATGATACCCGCGACCCAACCCCGCAGTCCGGCGACCAATCCGGCCCGCAAGAGCCTGGCAGCGACGACTTGCATTCGATCTACGTCACCGCGGCAGGCGTCGACCGGCTGGACATCGTGGCCGGTTCGTCGGTCGTTACCGGCGTGGCGCTCCAGCGCGAAAGTTCGGGCCAGATCGGCGAAGTGCTCGCCAGCCTGCCGGGCGTTTCCGCCACCAGTTTCGCCCCCGGCGCCTCGCGCCCGGTGCTGCGCGGCTTTGGCGGCGAGCGCGTGCGCGTGCTGAGCGACGGCACCGGTTCGCTCGATGCCTCGTCCACCAGCGCCGACCATGCCGTGGCCGTCGATCCGCTGATCGCCGACCGGGTGGAGGTGCTGCGCGGCCCGGCGGTCCTGCTCTACGGCAGCCAGGCCATCGGCGGCGCCGTCAACGTCATCACCAAGCGCATCCCGCCGCGCCTGCCGGACGAAGCGGTGCACGTCGATGCGCTCGCCGGGATGGATACCGCCAGCGACCTGCGCGAAGTGGGGGCGTCCATCGATGCGCCCATCGGCGGCGGGTTTGCGGTTCATGTCGATGGGTCACACCGCGTGACCAACGACCTTGAGATCCCCGGCTTCGTCGCCTCCCCCTTCCTGCGCGCCGACCTGCTGGCCGACGCCGACGAGGAAGAGGAAGAGGGCCACCTGGAAGAGGCCGCCGAACTGCGCGAGGCGGCCAACGCGCGCGGCGTGCTGCCCAACAGCTTTACCGAGGCAACGTCCGCCGGGGCGGGCGTGGCGTGGTTCTCGGGCGCCAGCAACATCGGCGCCTCGTTCGGCTATTACGACACCACCTACGGCATCCCCGGCCTGCCGGGCATCGGCCACGTCCACCACGACGAAGGCGAGGACGTGATCGACGGGGAGGAAGAGGACCACGGGGAAGAGCATGGCGAGGAGAACGTCTCCATCGGCCTGCGCCAGTATCGCGCCGACCTGCGCGGCGAGCTCGACCTCGGCAGCGGCTTTTTCGATTCGGTGCAGACTCGCCTGGGCTGGTCCGATTACACCCATACCGAGTTCGAGGGTGAGGAGACCGGCACGGTCTTCGACGTGGAGGGCGTGGAAGGCCGCGTGGAGCTGGTGCAGTCCCGGCGCGCGCTTGGGGCTGGCGGCTGGCGCGGATCGACCGGCGTGCAGTATTCGCACGTCGACTTCCAGGCGTTGGGCGAGGAAGCCTTCGTGCCGCCCAACGTGACCGAAAGCTTCGCCGTCTTCGGCCTGCAGGAATTCGATTTCGACGCCTTGGAAATCGAAGTCGGCGCGCGGTATGAGAACACGTCCATCGATGCCGAGACCTTCGGGCTGGGCGATGTGTCGCGCGATTTCGGCACCTTTTCCGCTGCCGTTGGCGCTGGCTACACGCTGTTCGATGACTTTCGCGTAGGCCTCAACGCCTCGCGCACCGAGCGTGCCCCGTCAGCGCAGGAGCTGTTCGCCGACGGCCCGCACCTTGCCACCCAGCAGTTCGAGATCGGCAATCCCGGGCTCGCGACCGAAAGCAGCTGGGGCGGGGAAGCTTACCTGCGCGGCTCTGTCGGGCCGGTGCAGGTGAACGCCACGCTCTACCGCAACTGGTTCGACGACTTCATCTACCTTTCCGCCACAGGCGAGGAGGAGGATGGCCTGGCCGTGTTCGCCTTCCTGCAACAGGACGCCGACCAGTGGGGATTCGAGGCGCAGGCGACCTTCCCGATTATCGAGACCGGCGGCTTTGAACTGCTGGGCGACCTGCGCGCCGATTACACCCGCGCAACGCTGGACAGCGGCGAACCCGTGCCGCGCATCCCGCCGCTCAGCCTCTATGGCGCGCTGGAGGCACGGCTCGACCACGTCGACCTGCGCGGCGAAGTGGAATGGCACGACGAGCAGGACCGCGTCGCCCCACTGGAAGCGCCGACCGACGGCTACACGATGGTCAACGCCTCGATCGCTTGGCACCCGCTGGAAGGTAACGACAACATCGTGGTGATGGCGCAGGTGAACAACATCCTGGACGAGGATGCGCGGCGCGCGGCCAGCTTCACCAAGGATTTCGTGCCGCTGGCGGGGCGGAATTTCCGCCTGAGCGTGAGGACATCGTTTTGA
- the gltX gene encoding glutamate--tRNA ligase — MSVVTRFAPSPTGRLHVGNLRTALHNWMLARKAGGRFLLRIDDTDAERSEERFVDGIRQDLAWLGLTPDGEERQSARLTFYEDAFARLRDAGRVYPAYESAQELDLKRKIALGRGLPPIYDRAALALSDEQRAAKEAEGIAPHWRFRLDHDEPIMWADGVRGGQSFDPAQLSDPVIRRADGSWLYMLPSAVDDIAMGVTDVLRGEDHVSNTAVQIQMFTALGAAPPRFAHEALLVGREGKLSKRLGSLGCDALRDAGIEPQALVAMLARLGTALPVEPIADRATLIETFDLATFGRAPARFDDADLERVNAAIVHQLDFAQVADRLPDGMDDAGWHAIRPNVAHVNEAGEWWRLVTGPIEPRSFDAETRAYLAEAAAALTWSETPWQDLTAVLKARTGRKGRELFQPLRQALTGRDHGPDMAELLPLIGEGRARARLDAAVRD; from the coding sequence ATGTCTGTCGTCACTCGTTTCGCGCCGTCGCCCACGGGCCGCCTGCATGTCGGCAACCTGCGCACGGCGCTGCACAACTGGATGCTGGCGCGCAAGGCCGGCGGGCGTTTCCTGCTGCGCATCGACGATACCGACGCCGAACGCAGCGAGGAACGCTTCGTCGATGGGATACGCCAGGATCTCGCCTGGCTTGGCCTAACGCCCGACGGGGAGGAACGCCAATCGGCACGGCTGACGTTCTACGAGGATGCCTTTGCCCGGTTGCGTGACGCCGGCCGGGTCTACCCCGCCTACGAAAGCGCGCAGGAGCTCGACTTGAAGCGCAAGATCGCGCTCGGGCGCGGGCTGCCGCCGATCTACGACCGCGCGGCGCTGGCATTGAGCGACGAACAGCGCGCGGCGAAGGAAGCAGAGGGTATTGCTCCCCACTGGCGCTTCCGCCTCGATCATGACGAACCCATAATGTGGGCCGACGGTGTGCGCGGTGGGCAGTCGTTCGATCCGGCGCAGCTCAGCGATCCGGTGATCCGCCGCGCCGATGGATCGTGGCTCTACATGCTGCCGAGCGCGGTGGACGACATCGCGATGGGCGTGACCGACGTGCTGCGCGGCGAGGATCACGTCTCCAATACAGCAGTGCAGATCCAGATGTTCACTGCACTGGGTGCCGCTCCCCCCCGCTTCGCGCACGAGGCGCTGCTGGTGGGGCGCGAGGGCAAGCTGTCGAAGCGGCTGGGTTCGCTTGGTTGCGACGCCTTGCGTGATGCCGGGATCGAGCCGCAGGCACTGGTGGCCATGCTGGCGCGGCTGGGCACGGCGCTGCCGGTGGAACCGATCGCGGACCGCGCGACGCTGATCGAGACATTCGATCTTGCCACGTTCGGCCGCGCACCGGCGCGTTTCGATGACGCGGACCTCGAACGGGTCAACGCGGCAATCGTCCACCAGCTGGATTTCGCACAGGTTGCCGACCGGTTGCCCGATGGCATGGACGACGCCGGCTGGCACGCCATCCGCCCCAACGTGGCCCATGTGAACGAGGCGGGCGAATGGTGGCGGCTGGTCACCGGTCCGATCGAGCCGCGCAGCTTCGATGCCGAAACCCGCGCGTACCTGGCCGAGGCCGCCGCCGCGCTCACCTGGAGTGAAACGCCGTGGCAGGACCTCACCGCGGTGCTGAAGGCGCGCACGGGTCGCAAGGGACGCGAACTGTTCCAGCCGTTGCGGCAGGCGCTGACGGGCCGCGACCACGGCCCGGACATGGCAGAGCTGCTGCCCCTGATCGGGGAGGGCCGGGCGCGCGCGCGGCTCGATGCGGCAGTGCGCGACTGA